Proteins encoded by one window of Anaerosalibacter sp. Marseille-P3206:
- the cwlD gene encoding N-acetylmuramoyl-L-alanine amidase CwlD: MKIIYIKNKYIYCFLILLIIVLIFVFLMKERVVSSYSPMTSKVIGIDPGHGGIDPGAVGKNGISENEINLNIALKLKRFIEQSGGIVVITRDDKKGLYTENLGSTKQKKTEDLKKRKEIINEGNCDIFLTIHLNSFPQSKYYGAQTFYKSRCEESRRLATIVQGELRRVLDTDNKRIPQEREDVYLLKEVDVPSILVECGFLSNSREEKLLSDERYQEKIAWAIYVGIMKYINESN, encoded by the coding sequence TTGAAAATTATATATATAAAAAATAAATACATATATTGTTTTTTAATACTTTTAATAATAGTATTAATTTTTGTTTTTTTGATGAAGGAAAGAGTGGTTTCTTCATATTCGCCTATGACAAGTAAAGTAATCGGCATAGATCCAGGACATGGGGGGATCGATCCAGGGGCAGTTGGTAAAAATGGAATAAGTGAAAATGAAATCAACTTAAATATAGCATTAAAACTAAAGAGATTTATTGAACAAAGTGGAGGAATTGTAGTTATAACGAGAGATGATAAAAAAGGCCTTTATACAGAGAACCTTGGTTCTACAAAACAGAAGAAAACAGAGGATTTGAAAAAAAGAAAAGAAATAATCAATGAAGGTAATTGCGATATATTTTTAACGATACATTTAAATAGTTTTCCACAATCAAAATACTACGGAGCTCAAACCTTTTATAAAAGTAGATGTGAAGAAAGCAGAAGATTAGCAACAATAGTACAAGGAGAATTAAGAAGGGTATTAGATACAGACAACAAAAGAATACCTCAAGAAAGAGAAGATGTATATTTGTTAAAAGAAGTAGATGTTCCATCAATTCTTGTAGAATGTGGCTTTTTATCAAATTCTAGAGAAGAAAAATTGTTATCTGATGAAAGATACCAAGAAAAAATAGCTTGGGCCATATATGTAGGTATTATGAAATATATTAATGAAAGCAATTAA
- a CDS encoding energy-coupling factor transporter transmembrane component T family protein: MIKDITIGQYFPGQTIIHRLDPRVKIIISFAFIISLFFINKFYPYLLVLGLILTIIKLSGVPIKYVVKGLKPLTFIILITFFINLFMTKGVELFNIGPLTVTEEGLRQATFMALRLIFLIMGTSLLTLTTSPISLTDGIEKLLSPLKVIGLPAHELAMMMTIALRFIPTLLEETDKIMKAQMARGADFESGNILNRAKNLVPLLVPLFVNAFRRADELAMAMEARCYRGGDNRTRLNEIKMVKHDYVALIIMTVFFGIIIATRYI, from the coding sequence ATGATTAAAGACATAACTATAGGACAATATTTTCCGGGACAAACGATTATACACAGATTAGATCCTAGAGTAAAGATAATAATATCCTTTGCATTTATCATTTCGCTTTTTTTTATAAACAAGTTTTATCCCTATTTATTGGTCCTAGGACTTATACTTACAATTATAAAACTATCAGGTGTACCAATAAAATATGTAGTTAAAGGTCTAAAACCATTGACATTTATTATTTTAATTACCTTTTTTATAAATCTATTTATGACAAAGGGTGTAGAGTTGTTCAATATTGGACCATTAACTGTAACAGAAGAAGGCTTAAGACAAGCTACTTTTATGGCATTGAGACTAATATTTCTTATAATGGGTACTTCATTGTTAACATTGACTACATCTCCTATATCACTAACAGATGGTATAGAAAAATTGCTTTCACCATTAAAAGTAATTGGACTTCCAGCTCATGAATTGGCCATGATGATGACTATAGCATTAAGATTTATACCAACCCTATTAGAAGAAACAGACAAGATTATGAAAGCTCAAATGGCTAGAGGTGCTGATTTTGAAAGTGGAAATATATTAAATAGAGCTAAAAATTTAGTACCACTATTGGTTCCATTGTTTGTAAATGCATTTAGAAGAGCAGATGAACTAGCTATGGCAATGGAAGCTAGATGTTATAGAGGTGGAGATAATAGAACTAGACTCAATGAAATAAAAATGGTAAAGCATGATTATGTGGCACTTATAATAATGACTGTATTTTTTGGAATAATAATAGCAACAAGGTATATATAG
- a CDS encoding energy-coupling factor transporter ATPase, protein MIIKIENLTYVYNPNTPFETKALNGINIDINEGEFIGLIGHTGSGKSTLIQHLNGLAKPSSGKIIVDGIDITEKGAKLKEVRQKVGLVFQYPEYQLFEETVFKDIAFGPKNLGLSDEQVERRVMKAMDLVGLEYDTLKDRSPFELSGGQKRRVAIAGVLAMEPKVLVLDEPTAGLDPKGRDEILGEIFELYKKGNITIILVSHSMEDVAKLVNRIVVMHSGKIAMDGPPREVFKSSNKLEDLGLGIPQVTKFMKVYKEKGNPISDDILTIEEAKEELLKYLRRKAND, encoded by the coding sequence ATGATTATAAAAATTGAAAACTTAACATATGTATACAATCCAAATACTCCCTTTGAAACTAAAGCCTTAAATGGAATCAATATAGATATTAATGAAGGAGAATTTATAGGCCTTATTGGACATACTGGTTCTGGAAAGTCTACACTCATACAGCATTTAAATGGTTTAGCGAAACCTAGTAGTGGAAAAATAATAGTTGATGGTATAGATATAACTGAAAAAGGTGCTAAATTAAAAGAAGTGAGACAAAAGGTTGGTTTAGTTTTTCAATATCCAGAATATCAACTATTTGAAGAAACTGTGTTTAAAGATATAGCTTTTGGACCTAAAAACTTAGGACTAAGTGATGAACAGGTAGAAAGAAGAGTAATGAAGGCGATGGATTTAGTAGGCCTTGAATACGATACACTAAAAGACAGATCACCATTTGAATTGAGTGGAGGACAAAAGAGAAGAGTAGCTATTGCTGGTGTTTTAGCTATGGAACCAAAGGTTTTAGTACTAGATGAACCTACAGCAGGTTTAGATCCAAAGGGTAGAGATGAAATATTAGGAGAAATTTTTGAATTATATAAAAAAGGTAATATAACTATTATTCTAGTTTCTCATAGTATGGAGGATGTGGCAAAACTGGTAAACAGAATAGTAGTTATGCATAGTGGAAAAATAGCCATGGATGGACCACCAAGAGAAGTTTTCAAGAGTTCAAATAAGTTAGAAGATTTAGGACTAGGCATACCTCAGGTGACAAAATTCATGAAAGTATATAAAGAAAAGGGAAATCCTATTTCTGATGATATACTAACTATAGAGGAAGCTAAAGAAGAGTTATTAAAATATTTAAGGAGAAAGGCCAATGATTAA
- a CDS encoding RNA-guided endonuclease InsQ/TnpB family protein, protein MNVMIFNRKIEVIFTKQDELILDGQSKICNWLYNYLLEMTIKDYKENNNDKKLLTGRNLRNQVPILKQEFIFLNSVHSSPLKNTAIRLKETYKKFFNNETGYPKFKSWKKHWFSLYYDEPNKGFKLIENKNLQITLGINKENKRIKVIGKLKENLNLRNTDKIKNFRLCKQQGNKFYAIFCIERKDIDKKETNKWIAIDQNHKNFFVAIDNTGVSYEFEKLPQTKYWDKVIDEIKSKRDLCSRKSKLIETETGRSYYLPSKRWTKLNKALDNAYHKRREQIKSSCYSIANWIAKNYDYVAIGDYTPSLNTATYDNMHRSMLNQEIIGEFRNILKWVMERSGKHYSKVDEKDTTKNCCICGNKEKKDPQIREFTCQKCKTKLSRDINSSVNIAKKDKLLSGSDYVDWDLYNSTYTAKWNFKKSKILFTGHTLEKSNIWMN, encoded by the coding sequence ATGAATGTAATGATATTCAATAGAAAAATAGAAGTTATCTTTACAAAACAAGATGAGTTAATTCTAGATGGACAATCTAAAATATGTAATTGGCTATACAATTATCTTTTGGAAATGACAATAAAAGATTATAAAGAAAATAATAATGACAAAAAACTCTTGACAGGAAGGAACTTAAGAAATCAAGTTCCAATACTAAAACAAGAGTTTATTTTTTTGAATTCAGTACATTCATCACCACTCAAAAACACAGCAATAAGACTGAAAGAAACATACAAAAAATTTTTCAACAATGAAACAGGATATCCTAAATTCAAATCATGGAAAAAACATTGGTTTTCACTATATTATGATGAACCAAACAAAGGCTTTAAACTAATAGAAAACAAAAATTTACAAATAACCTTAGGAATAAATAAAGAAAATAAAAGAATAAAAGTAATAGGAAAACTAAAAGAAAATTTAAATTTAAGAAACACAGACAAAATAAAAAACTTCAGATTATGCAAACAACAAGGCAACAAATTCTATGCAATATTTTGTATAGAAAGAAAAGACATAGACAAAAAAGAAACAAACAAATGGATAGCAATAGACCAAAATCATAAAAACTTCTTTGTAGCCATAGACAATACTGGAGTAAGTTATGAATTTGAAAAACTGCCACAAACAAAATATTGGGACAAAGTAATAGATGAAATAAAATCAAAGAGAGATTTATGCAGCAGAAAATCAAAACTAATAGAAACAGAAACAGGGAGAAGCTATTACCTACCAAGCAAAAGATGGACAAAGCTAAACAAAGCATTAGACAATGCTTACCACAAGAGACGAGAACAAATAAAGTCAAGTTGTTATAGCATTGCTAATTGGATAGCAAAAAACTATGACTATGTAGCAATAGGAGACTATACTCCTAGTCTTAATACTGCAACTTATGATAATATGCATAGAAGCATGTTAAATCAAGAAATAATAGGAGAATTTAGAAACATACTAAAATGGGTAATGGAAAGAAGCGGTAAACACTATTCAAAAGTAGACGAAAAAGATACAACTAAAAATTGTTGTATATGTGGAAATAAAGAAAAAAAAGATCCACAGATAAGAGAATTTACATGTCAAAAATGTAAAACTAAATTATCAAGAGATATAAACAGTAGTGTTAATATAGCTAAAAAAGATAAATTATTGTCTGGTTCGGACTATGTTGATTGGGATTTATACAACTCAACATATACAGCTAAATGGAATTTTAAAAAAAGTAAAATTCTATTTACTGGCCATACGTTAGAGAAATCTAATATATGGATGAATTAA
- a CDS encoding MerR family DNA-binding transcriptional regulator has product MIIIKLTIKEASEYLGVAKSTLRRWEDELFK; this is encoded by the coding sequence GTGATTATCATAAAACTTACTATAAAAGAAGCAAGTGAATATTTAGGAGTTGCAAAATCAACTCTAAGAAGATGGGAAGATGAACTATTCAAATAG
- a CDS encoding (2Fe-2S) ferredoxin domain-containing protein codes for MVTLNVCIGSACHIKGSYNVINSFQDIIKNRGLDDRVVVKAAFCLGECTKAVSVKIDDEEEIYSVNESNSEEFFDNHVVRRL; via the coding sequence GTGGTTACTTTAAATGTATGTATAGGAAGTGCTTGCCACATAAAAGGTTCTTATAATGTAATAAATAGTTTCCAAGATATTATTAAAAACAGGGGGCTGGATGACAGAGTAGTTGTAAAAGCTGCATTTTGTTTAGGCGAGTGTACAAAAGCAGTATCAGTAAAAATAGATGACGAAGAAGAAATATATTCTGTTAATGAAAGTAATTCTGAGGAGTTCTTTGACAACCATGTAGTTAGAAGGTTGTAA
- the truA gene encoding tRNA pseudouridine(38-40) synthase TruA has translation MRNIKLTIEYEGTNYHGWQVQPNAITVQGEIVKAINNITKENVNLIGSGRTDSGVHAKGQVANFITNSKIPEDKFSYAINSQLPLDIAITKSEEVPIDFHSRYDAIGKRYRYLIYNRPIRSPLYKNYAYHIPYELDFEKMNVAKEQFLGTHDFKAFMSSGSEIEDTVRTIHSISITKQDSLIIFQVEGNGFLYNMVRIIVGTLVEVGNGKKEKDSISQIIKSKNRMSAGHTAPANGLYLEKVFY, from the coding sequence ATGAGGAATATAAAACTTACTATTGAATATGAAGGTACAAATTATCATGGTTGGCAAGTACAGCCAAATGCAATAACTGTCCAAGGTGAAATAGTTAAGGCAATAAATAATATTACTAAAGAGAATGTAAATCTAATTGGATCTGGTAGAACAGATAGTGGTGTACACGCTAAGGGTCAAGTGGCCAACTTTATAACTAATTCTAAAATTCCTGAGGACAAATTTTCATATGCAATAAATAGCCAACTTCCTTTAGATATAGCTATTACAAAATCGGAAGAGGTACCTATAGATTTTCATTCAAGATACGACGCAATAGGTAAAAGATATAGATACTTAATATACAATAGACCTATTAGAAGTCCACTATATAAAAATTATGCTTATCACATACCATATGAATTAGATTTTGAAAAGATGAATGTAGCTAAAGAGCAATTTTTAGGTACTCATGATTTTAAAGCTTTTATGTCATCAGGTAGTGAGATAGAAGATACAGTAAGAACTATTCATTCTATTTCTATAACTAAACAAGATAGCTTGATAATATTTCAGGTAGAAGGCAATGGTTTTTTATATAATATGGTTAGAATAATAGTAGGGACATTAGTAGAAGTTGGAAATGGGAAAAAAGAGAAAGATAGTATTTCTCAAATAATAAAATCAAAGAATAGAATGTCTGCAGGTCACACTGCACCTGCAAATGGACTATATTTAGAAAAAGTTTTCTATTAA
- a CDS encoding helix-turn-helix transcriptional regulator, which produces MSINGILKSPWDIFNDVDEETKQEFELSDMLVDIACKIINYRLDNNMTQKDLANKLDITQAMVSKLESGEYNPSIEFLFKISKKLGWKFELTFEEKHTDVLIQYNIEEEKIANETNKKLCEELEELKGFAA; this is translated from the coding sequence ATGTCAATAAACGGTATTTTAAAAAGTCCTTGGGACATTTTTAATGATGTTGATGAGGAAACAAAACAAGAATTTGAATTATCTGATATGCTTGTTGATATTGCTTGTAAAATAATAAATTATAGGTTGGATAATAATATGACTCAGAAGGACTTAGCTAATAAATTAGACATAACACAGGCGATGGTTTCAAAACTGGAAAGTGGAGAATATAATCCTTCGATAGAATTTTTATTTAAAATTTCTAAAAAACTAGGTTGGAAATTTGAATTAACTTTTGAGGAAAAACATACTGATGTATTAATTCAATATAATATAGAAGAAGAGAAGATAGCTAATGAAACAAATAAAAAGTTATGTGAAGAATTAGAAGAGTTAAAGGGGTTTGCTGCATAA
- a CDS encoding protein-export chaperone SecB: MKTNKIMADFQFLNNKVIEFSIQNSLSNTKDKVIKVDYDMDYEIVSCNELEDGYLGIVDFIVNLTGKIEESESFKIHLKMRGNFIGSKSKLSIDKFKEMLEVNGTATLSQISRAYITSVTSLSGMPPINLPMVNIYAMMKYKNNSSDNKS; the protein is encoded by the coding sequence ATGAAAACAAATAAAATAATGGCTGATTTTCAGTTTTTAAACAATAAAGTAATCGAATTTTCTATACAAAATAGTTTATCGAATACAAAAGATAAAGTAATAAAGGTTGATTATGATATGGACTATGAAATTGTAAGTTGTAATGAATTAGAAGACGGTTATTTAGGGATTGTTGATTTTATTGTGAATTTAACTGGAAAAATCGAAGAAAGTGAATCGTTCAAAATTCATTTAAAAATGAGAGGGAACTTTATTGGTTCTAAGAGTAAACTTTCTATAGATAAATTTAAAGAAATGCTAGAAGTAAATGGAACAGCAACACTATCCCAAATATCAAGAGCATATATTACTTCAGTAACCTCATTATCAGGTATGCCTCCTATTAATTTGCCTATGGTTAATATATATGCAATGATGAAATATAAAAATAATAGTTCAGATAATAAATCCTAA
- the rpsI gene encoding 30S ribosomal protein S9 → MAKVQYFGTGRRKKSVARVRLVPGSGNITVNKKDIDEYFNFDTLKVLVREPLEITDTLDKYDVIVNVNGGGFTGQAGAIRHGISRALLEADSELRPVLKKAGYLTRDPRMKERKKYGLKKARRAPQFSKR, encoded by the coding sequence GTGGCTAAAGTACAATATTTCGGAACAGGTAGAAGAAAAAAATCTGTTGCTAGAGTTAGATTAGTTCCTGGCAGTGGAAATATAACTGTTAACAAAAAAGATATAGATGAGTATTTTAATTTCGATACATTAAAAGTTCTTGTTAGAGAACCATTAGAAATAACTGATACATTAGATAAATATGATGTAATAGTTAATGTAAACGGTGGTGGATTTACTGGTCAAGCAGGAGCAATTAGACATGGTATTTCTAGAGCACTATTAGAAGCTGATAGTGAATTAAGACCAGTACTTAAGAAAGCTGGATACTTGACTAGAGACCCAAGAATGAAAGAAAGAAAGAAATATGGTCTTAAAAAAGCAAGAAGAGCACCACAATTCTCAAAGAGATAG
- the rplM gene encoding 50S ribosomal protein L13 has protein sequence MKSYMAKPNEVERKWYIIDAEGKVLGRLASEIAKILSGKNKPIYTPHVDTGDYVIVINADKVRLTGKKLQQKSYKYHTGYPGGLREISYDRLMKEKPEKAIELAVKGMLPKNSLGRSMGRKLKVYRGSEHNHEAQKPVVYEF, from the coding sequence ATGAAAAGCTATATGGCAAAACCAAATGAAGTTGAAAGAAAATGGTATATAATAGATGCAGAAGGAAAAGTTCTAGGTAGACTAGCAAGTGAAATTGCAAAAATTTTAAGTGGAAAAAATAAACCTATATATACTCCTCATGTTGATACTGGTGATTATGTTATAGTTATCAATGCTGATAAAGTTAGATTGACTGGAAAGAAACTACAACAAAAGAGTTACAAGTATCATACAGGATATCCAGGAGGATTAAGGGAAATTTCTTATGATAGATTGATGAAAGAAAAACCAGAAAAAGCTATTGAATTAGCAGTTAAAGGTATGCTTCCAAAGAACAGTTTAGGAAGATCAATGGGTAGAAAATTAAAGGTATATAGAGGATCTGAACACAATCATGAAGCTCAAAAACCAGTTGTTTATGAGTTCTAG
- a CDS encoding 4Fe-4S dicluster domain-containing protein gives MDKVRKFESDVQLIKYEVLKEVAKLAMDGTLDEEKDTIPFIIDPGPGPRIRCCIYKEREITKERVKLAMGGNTKRKNIIEVIEVACDECPVDRFFVTEACRGCLAHRCSEACPRGAITHIGGRAYIDQSKCIECGRCKEACPYNAIADIMRPCRRACNAGAITFNNETKKAMIDDEKCIQCGACITQCPFGAIMDKSYIVDIIELLKEAKTNDDLHVYAVVAPAIASQFTYANIEQVVCGIKKLGFYDVVEAALGADMVGLHEAKEFAETIDDKGLVTTSCCPAFVAYIKKNYPELEGKISNTVSPMIAMGRFIKHIDPKAKVIFIGPCVAKKREMMEPDLIGDIEYVMTFEELAAMLDAAEIDLENCNDGYLNNASYFGRIFARSGGVTEAVKHVVEDEEIEVDFRPVVCNGIKDCDKALKMAKVNRLDGNFIEGMACVGGCVAGPASLHHGSKDKNEVDKYGKLALEEDVKSSLRIFEVQHIDLDRK, from the coding sequence ATGGACAAAGTAAGGAAGTTTGAAAGCGATGTTCAATTAATTAAGTACGAGGTATTGAAAGAGGTAGCAAAATTAGCAATGGATGGTACATTGGATGAAGAGAAAGATACTATTCCATTTATTATTGATCCAGGCCCAGGACCACGTATTAGATGTTGTATATATAAAGAAAGGGAAATAACAAAAGAGAGAGTTAAATTAGCAATGGGTGGCAATACAAAAAGAAAAAATATCATCGAAGTAATAGAAGTTGCCTGTGATGAATGTCCTGTTGATAGATTTTTTGTAACAGAAGCTTGTAGAGGATGTTTAGCTCATAGATGTTCAGAAGCATGTCCAAGGGGTGCTATTACTCATATTGGTGGAAGGGCATATATAGATCAAAGTAAATGTATTGAATGTGGAAGATGTAAGGAAGCTTGTCCTTATAATGCTATTGCTGATATTATGAGACCTTGTAGAAGAGCATGTAATGCAGGTGCTATTACTTTTAACAATGAAACAAAGAAAGCTATGATAGATGATGAAAAATGTATTCAATGTGGTGCTTGTATTACTCAATGTCCTTTTGGGGCTATTATGGACAAATCTTATATAGTTGATATAATAGAATTACTAAAAGAAGCCAAAACTAATGATGATCTTCATGTTTATGCGGTCGTAGCTCCAGCTATAGCAAGTCAGTTTACTTATGCAAATATTGAACAAGTTGTATGTGGTATTAAAAAATTAGGATTTTATGATGTAGTAGAAGCTGCATTAGGTGCAGATATGGTAGGATTACATGAGGCAAAGGAATTTGCAGAGACAATTGACGATAAAGGATTAGTCACTACATCTTGTTGTCCAGCTTTTGTTGCATATATAAAGAAAAATTATCCTGAACTAGAAGGAAAGATTTCTAATACTGTATCACCTATGATTGCTATGGGCAGATTTATAAAGCATATAGATCCTAAGGCTAAAGTTATATTTATAGGACCTTGTGTAGCTAAGAAGCGTGAAATGATGGAGCCTGATTTAATTGGTGATATAGAATATGTTATGACTTTTGAAGAGTTGGCGGCTATGCTAGATGCAGCTGAGATAGATTTAGAAAACTGTAATGATGGTTATCTTAACAATGCGTCCTATTTTGGAAGGATATTTGCTCGTAGTGGTGGAGTAACTGAAGCAGTAAAACATGTGGTAGAAGATGAAGAAATAGAAGTTGACTTTAGACCAGTAGTATGTAATGGAATTAAAGACTGTGACAAGGCACTAAAGATGGCAAAAGTAAATAGACTTGATGGCAACTTTATTGAAGGTATGGCTTGTGTAGGTGGATGTGTAGCAGGACCTGCAAGTTTACACCATGGGTCAAAGGATAAGAATGAAGTTGATAAATATGGAAAATTAGCTCTTGAAGAAGATGTGAAAAGTTCTTTAAGGATATTTGAAGTTCAACATATTGATTTAGATAGAAAATAA
- a CDS encoding SpoIIE family protein phosphatase, with translation MTYFVDIAYNSITKYGEELCGDKVEIIRQRDKAIVVMADGLGSGVNANILSTFTSKTAITMLKEGASIYETIDTIINALPVCKARKLAYSTFTIVEIFDDGKAYVAEYENPPIYLFRDGKIIPLEKEEIVINGTTVKKSYIQLEIDDLLVIISDGVVHAGVGGALNLGWQWKNVGEYLNRNSQNERSARKISRNLVDICQYLYMDKPGDDTTVVSIKIRKPEIVDLFTGPPKDLSKDSEAIIKFMKGSGKKVVCGGTAAKIVARELNKRVIPNMEFIDPEIPPIAEIEGIDLVTEGVITLNKAIEKIKKYIDSPNRDNLAQSLNKEDGASKLAKILIEECTHLNLWFGKAVNPAHQNPDFPIDLSVKLKIVHELIRTMEKLGTKVSLRYV, from the coding sequence ATGACTTATTTTGTAGATATAGCTTATAATAGTATAACTAAATACGGAGAAGAATTATGTGGTGACAAAGTAGAAATAATCAGGCAAAGAGATAAGGCTATAGTTGTAATGGCAGATGGACTTGGTAGCGGAGTTAATGCAAATATTCTTTCTACTTTCACATCAAAAACTGCTATTACTATGTTAAAAGAAGGAGCAAGTATTTATGAAACGATTGATACTATTATAAATGCACTACCTGTATGTAAAGCTAGGAAATTAGCATATTCTACTTTCACTATAGTAGAGATATTTGATGATGGTAAAGCTTATGTAGCAGAGTATGAAAATCCACCAATATACTTATTTAGAGACGGCAAGATAATCCCTCTTGAAAAGGAAGAAATAGTAATAAACGGGACTACAGTAAAGAAATCCTATATTCAACTTGAAATAGACGACCTTTTGGTTATAATAAGTGATGGAGTAGTTCATGCAGGAGTTGGTGGAGCATTGAATCTTGGATGGCAGTGGAAGAATGTTGGTGAATATTTAAATCGAAATAGTCAAAATGAAAGGAGTGCTAGGAAAATTTCAAGAAACTTAGTTGACATTTGTCAATATTTATATATGGACAAACCCGGAGATGATACTACTGTTGTATCAATAAAAATAAGAAAACCTGAAATAGTGGATTTATTTACTGGACCACCTAAAGATTTATCTAAAGATAGTGAAGCAATTATAAAGTTTATGAAAGGTTCAGGGAAAAAGGTAGTATGTGGGGGAACAGCAGCCAAGATTGTAGCAAGAGAATTAAATAAAAGAGTAATTCCTAACATGGAATTTATTGATCCAGAAATACCACCGATTGCTGAAATAGAAGGAATTGATCTCGTAACAGAAGGGGTCATTACATTGAACAAAGCAATAGAAAAGATAAAAAAATATATTGATTCCCCGAACAGAGACAATCTAGCTCAAAGTTTAAATAAAGAAGATGGTGCTTCAAAATTAGCAAAAATTCTAATCGAAGAGTGTACACATTTGAATTTATGGTTTGGGAAAGCTGTAAATCCTGCTCATCAAAATCCAGATTTTCCAATAGATTTAAGTGTTAAATTAAAAATAGTACATGAACTCATTAGGACAATGGAGAAGTTAGGAACAAAAGTGAGTTTAAGATATGTATAA